A part of Vitis riparia cultivar Riparia Gloire de Montpellier isolate 1030 unplaced genomic scaffold, EGFV_Vit.rip_1.0 scaffold454_pilon_pilon, whole genome shotgun sequence genomic DNA contains:
- the LOC117909872 gene encoding disease resistance protein SUMM2-like — translation MACEEQLQKKRTHVVDGWIQSVEAMEKEVNDLLAKGDEEIQKKCLGTCCPKNCRASYKIGKMVRGKMDDVALKKTEGLNFSVVAEPLPTPPLIERPLDKTVGLDSLFDHVCMQLQDDKVGSVGLYGMGGVGKTTLLNRINNEFLKSRVGFDTVIWVTVSRQANVEKVQQVLFKKLEIPKDKWEGSSEDERKEAIFNVLKTKKCVVLLDDIWEPLDLFAVGIPPVNDGSKSKVVFTTRFSTVCRDMGAKKSIEVKCLARKEAFALFQTYVGEDTINSHPEIPKLAQIVAEECDGLPLALIIIGRAMAGTKTPEEWDKKIQQLKNYPAKFPGMEKLLFPHLAFSYDSLQDEATKSCFLYCSLFPEDYDIDCNELVQLWIGEGFLDKYGNIKDATNGGEDIIASLNHACLLEINVDISTRQRLVKVHDVIREMALWLACQNGNKKQNRFVFVDKYELVTSQEVENWEGTQRISFVTATFEEPMKPPSFPNLQTLLLFVNWRKPLSFPSGFFSYMPIITVLDFANLYSLNDWPMEIGKLVTLQYLNLSGTGIRKIPMELRNLKKLRFLILDNMPQLDIIPSQVISGLSSLQLFRIIDSDKATHGDCRALLEELEGLKCMGEVSINLDNVLSIQTLLNSHKFQRCLKHLKVEGSWDMNLLHLSFPYLKEIDVNDCSKLEDVTINLEKKVVHSTFLRHQYLNHLSDVTILNCENLMNLTCLIYAPKLKFLYIRYCASLQEVIQVDECGVSEIESDLGLFSRLSHLYLEHLEKLRSICKWSLLFPSLKVMNVVGCPHLRKLPFDSNIRNSKNLKEIGGEEEWWEKLEWADQTILHNLTPYFKPHLWSIGSHA, via the coding sequence ATGGCTTGTGAAGAGCAACTTCAGAAGAAACGTACTCATGTAGTGGATGGCTGGATCCAGAGTGTAGAAGCCATGGAAAAAGAAGTGAATGATTTATTGGCAAAAGGTGATGAAGAAATCCAGAAGAAATGTCTCGGAACCTGTTGTCCCAAAAATTGTCGTGCCAGCTACAAGATTGGGAAGATGGTACGTGGAAAGATGGATGATGTGGCTTTAAAGAAGACGGAGGGCTTAAATTTCAGTGTGGTGGCTGAACCTCTGCCCACTCCCCCCTTGATCGAGAGGCCTTTGGACAAGACGGTGGGCTTAGATTCATTGTTTGACCACGTTTGTATGCAACTCCAGGATGACAAAGTAGGAAGTGTCGGATTATATGGCATGGGGGGTGTGGGCAAAACCACCCTCTTGAACAGGATCAACAATGAGTTCCTCAAATCCAGAGTTGGGTTTGACACAGTGATTTGGGTGACTGTGTCCAGACAAGCCAATGTGGAAAAGGTCCAGCAagttcttttcaaaaaattggagATTCCCAAAGATAAATGGGAAGGTAGTAGTGAGGatgaaaggaaagaagcaaTATTCAATGTCTTGAAGACGAAGAAATGTGTGGTCTTATTGGATGATATTTGGGAGCCTCTTGATCTGTTTGCAGTGGGGATTCCTCCTGTAAATGATGGAAGTAAGTCCAAGGTGGTATTTACCACTCGTTTTTCAACTGTGTGCCGAGATATGGGAGCTAAGAAGAGCATTGAAGTCAAGTGCTTAGCAAGAAAGGAAGCATTTGCTCTGTTTCAGACATATGTAGGAGAAGACACTATAAATTCCCACCCAGAGATACCAAAGCTGGCGCAGATTGTTGCCGAAGAGTGTGACGGCCTCCCACTTGCCCTCATCATCATAGGACGAGCAATGGCAGGAACAAAAACGCCTGAGGAATGGGATAAAAAAATACAACAGTTGAAGAATTATCCAGCAAAGTTTCCAGGTATGGAGAAGCTTTTGTTTCCGCATTTAGCGTTCAGTTATGATAGCCTACAAGATGAAGCCACCAAATCATGCTTCCTGTATTGCTCTTTATTTCCGGAGGATTATGACATTGATTGTAATGAACTTGTACAACTATGGATTGGAGAGGGGTTTCTAGATAAATACGGTAACATAAAAGATGCAACAAATGGAGGAGAAGATATTATTGCAAGTTTAAATCATGCATGCCTGTTGGAGATTAATGTCGATATATCGACCCGGCAAAGATTGGTGAAGGTGCATGATGTCATCCGTGAAATGGCTTTGTGGTTAGCTTGTCAAAACGGGAATAAGAAGCAAAACAGATTTGTGTTTGTAGATAAATATGAATTGGTTACTTCTCAAGAAGTTGAAAATTGGGAGGGCACACAAAGGATATCATTTGTCACTGCTACTTTTGAAGAACCCATGAAACCACCATCTTTTCCTAATCTTCAGACTTTGCTGCTATTTGTTAATTGGAGGAAACCATTATCATTTCCAAGTGGGTTCTTCTCATATATGCCTATTATAACAGTTTTGGACTTCGCAAACCTTTACAGTTTAAATGATTGGCCCATGGAAATTGGCAAATTAGTTACTTTACAATATCTTAATTTGTCTGGTACAGGGATTAGAAAGATACCAATGGAGCTCAGGAATTTGAAAAAACTGAGGTTTTTGATATTGGATAATATGCCACAACTTGACATAATTCCTTCTCAAGTCATATCAGGTCTTTCATCCTTGCAATTGTTTCGTATTATAGATTCCGATAAAGCTACCCACGGAGATTGTAGAGCCTTATTAGAGGAGTTAGAGGGGTTGAAATGCATGGGAGAAGTATCCATTAATCTCGATAATGTTCTTTCCATCCAAACATTATTGAACTCCCACAAGTTTCAGAGGTGCTTGAAACACTTGAAGGTAGAAGGCAGCTGGGATATGAACTTACTCCACCTGTCATTTCCTTATTTGAAGGAGATTGACGTCAACGATTGTTCGAAGTTGGAAGATGTGACAatcaatttggaaaagaaagTGGTCCACTCAACATTCCTAAGGCATCAGTACTTAAACCACCTTTCTGATGTAACAATATtaaattgtgaaaatttgatgaaCTTGACATGCCTTATTTATGCTCCAAAACTTAAGTTTCTATACATTCGGTATTGTGCCTCTTTGCAAGAAGTGATACAAGTTGATGAGTGTGGAGTTTCAGAAATTGAATCTGACTTGGGCCTATTTTCAAGACTTAGTCATCTTTATTTGGAGCATCTGGAAAAGCTAAGGAGTATATGCAAATGGAGCTTGCTCTTTCCTTCCTTAAAAGTGATGAATGTGGTTGGATGTCCCCATTTGAGGAAACTACCTTTTGATTCCAACATCAGGAATAGtaagaatttaaaagaaatcGGTGGAGAAGAAGAATGGTGGGAGAAGTTGGAGTGGGCGGACCAAACCATTTTGCACAACCTCACTCCATATTTCAAGCCTCATCTGTGGTCGATCGGCTCCCATGCATGA